A section of the Pelomicrobium methylotrophicum genome encodes:
- a CDS encoding CaiB/BaiF CoA transferase family protein, translating to MGPLAGLKVIELAHIMSGPTCGMLLADMGADVIKVEKVPGGDDTRRFGIPEINGESTAFIIMNRNKRGIAVNLKTEGGKQVLRRLLETADVVTENYRMGTMEKLGFGYETLRKVNPGLIYCEISGYGRTGPWASKPGFDLIAQGMSGLMSITGEPGQAPIKCGGPVTDINAGILAALGIVAAYVHRLKTGEGQRVDTSLFEAGIMQTYWHTAYFLATGTAAPPMGSGNLTSAPYQAFKTRDGWINIGAANQANWERLLSVLNAPELADDPRFKTNRDRMAHRHELVEVLTRYFVERTTEEWLEVLEPAGLPVGPILSIPEMLSHPQTRAREMVVETEHRRLGRVKSLGFPVKLSRTPAEITRSAPVLGEHTREVLTEYGYSEAEIEALVREGAVIAADEQSAVVP from the coding sequence ATGGGACCGCTGGCAGGACTGAAGGTCATCGAGCTCGCGCACATCATGTCGGGGCCGACCTGCGGCATGCTGCTCGCCGACATGGGCGCGGACGTCATCAAAGTGGAGAAGGTGCCGGGCGGCGACGACACGCGCCGGTTCGGGATTCCCGAGATCAACGGCGAATCCACCGCCTTCATCATCATGAACCGAAACAAGCGCGGCATCGCCGTCAATCTCAAGACCGAGGGCGGCAAGCAGGTGCTCCGGCGGCTGCTCGAGACCGCGGACGTGGTGACGGAGAACTACCGCATGGGCACCATGGAGAAGCTGGGCTTCGGCTACGAAACGCTGCGCAAGGTCAACCCGGGGCTCATCTACTGCGAGATCTCGGGCTACGGGCGCACCGGCCCGTGGGCCAGCAAGCCCGGCTTCGATCTGATCGCCCAAGGCATGTCGGGGCTCATGAGCATCACCGGCGAGCCGGGCCAGGCACCCATCAAGTGCGGGGGGCCGGTGACCGACATCAACGCCGGCATCCTGGCGGCGCTGGGCATCGTCGCCGCCTATGTGCACCGGCTCAAGACCGGCGAAGGCCAGCGGGTGGACACCTCCCTCTTCGAAGCCGGCATCATGCAGACCTACTGGCACACCGCCTACTTCCTGGCCACGGGCACGGCCGCGCCGCCCATGGGCTCGGGCAACCTCACGAGCGCCCCCTATCAGGCGTTCAAGACTCGCGACGGCTGGATCAACATCGGCGCGGCCAACCAGGCCAACTGGGAGCGGCTGCTGTCGGTGTTGAACGCCCCGGAACTCGCCGACGATCCCCGCTTCAAGACCAACCGCGACCGCATGGCCCACCGTCATGAGCTGGTCGAGGTCCTGACCCGCTACTTCGTCGAGCGCACGACCGAAGAGTGGCTCGAGGTGCTCGAGCCGGCGGGGTTGCCGGTGGGGCCGATCCTCAGCATCCCGGAGATGCTCTCGCACCCGCAGACGCGGGCGCGGGAGATGGTGGTGGAGACCGAGCACCGCCGGCTCGGCCGGGTGAAAAGCTTGGGCTTTCCGGTGAAGCTGTCCCGCACCCCGGCCGAGATCACCCGCAGCGCCCCCGTCCTCGGCGAGCACACGCGCGAGGTGCTGACCGAATACGGCTACTCGGAGGCGGAGATCGAGGCGCTGGTGCGCGAAGGGGCCGTGATCGCCGCCGACGAGCAAAGCGCCGTGGTTCCTTGA
- a CDS encoding enoyl-CoA hydratase/isomerase family protein, translated as MSDDIVVQRDGFIATVVLNRPHKLNAMTKDMWQRLGEAMRQLSVEEGLRCIVLRGAGDKSFSPGNDIGEFETERSNFQQGKAYGRVLHGALSALAECPIPTVALIKGICVGGGLEIAALADIRICGESSRFGVPINKLGLVMAHAEIGALLRLVGRATTLELLLEGRVFGAREAKEKGLVHRVVPDDQVEAEAYATAQRIAEGAPLVARWHKQFIRRLESGGALTEAELDEGFRCYDTEDFRIGYRAFLAKEKPQFVGR; from the coding sequence ATGTCGGATGACATTGTGGTGCAAAGGGACGGCTTCATCGCCACGGTGGTGCTCAACCGCCCGCACAAGCTGAACGCCATGACCAAGGACATGTGGCAGCGCCTCGGGGAGGCGATGCGGCAGCTCTCGGTCGAGGAGGGCTTGCGCTGCATCGTGCTGCGCGGGGCCGGGGACAAATCGTTTTCGCCCGGCAACGACATCGGCGAGTTCGAGACCGAGCGCTCCAACTTTCAGCAAGGCAAAGCCTACGGGCGCGTGTTGCACGGGGCGCTGTCGGCGCTCGCGGAATGTCCCATTCCCACCGTGGCGCTGATCAAGGGGATTTGCGTCGGCGGCGGGCTGGAGATCGCGGCGCTCGCCGACATTCGCATCTGCGGGGAGTCAAGCCGTTTCGGCGTTCCCATCAACAAGCTGGGACTGGTGATGGCCCACGCCGAAATCGGCGCGCTGCTCAGGCTCGTGGGTCGGGCCACCACGCTGGAGCTCCTGCTCGAGGGGCGGGTCTTCGGCGCCCGGGAGGCGAAGGAAAAAGGCCTGGTGCACCGGGTCGTCCCCGACGACCAGGTGGAGGCGGAAGCCTACGCCACGGCCCAGCGCATCGCCGAAGGCGCGCCGCTGGTGGCGCGCTGGCACAAGCAGTTCATCCGACGCCTGGAGAGCGGCGGGGCGCTCACCGAGGCCGAGCTGGACGAGGGCTTTCGCTGCTACGACACGGAAGACTTTAGAATCGGCTACCGGGCGTTTCTGGCGAAGGAAAAACCGCAATTCGTGGGCAGGTGA
- a CDS encoding TRAP transporter large permease, with product MTETLVLLCAVALVLINVPIAVAIGIAAVIAMLATQGVDSLPNVAIAMYQGATSFPLIAIPLFILAGAIMNTSGISRRLIDFCTALLGSIRGALAHVNVLTSMFFAEISGSAVADVAATGPILIPAMKRRGYPGPFTAAVTSSSASLAIIIPPSIPMILYAVMAGTSVVQLFVAGIVPGLIAGFTMMALCYWYAVRYSWPVEEVFEFRKLWASFKEAFWALTLPLIILGGIFGGIVTATEGAALAVVAALLVGLFAYRELNWRHLRDAIIEGGVQTGVVMLLVASSALLGQYLTEAQVPQNMAKALTSVTNNPWLVLALLNVFFLLIGMFLHSSAAIILVVPIVMPLVTAVGIDPVHFGIVVTLNLAIGQQTPPVASVLMITCSIAKENVWDVTKANIPFIAVLLATLLLVTYVPPVTLSLVDVFYR from the coding sequence ATGACCGAAACGCTCGTGTTGCTGTGCGCGGTCGCGCTCGTGCTTATCAACGTCCCCATCGCCGTGGCGATCGGCATCGCCGCGGTGATCGCGATGCTCGCCACGCAGGGCGTCGACAGCCTGCCGAACGTCGCCATCGCCATGTACCAGGGCGCGACCAGTTTTCCGCTGATCGCCATACCGCTGTTTATCCTGGCGGGGGCGATCATGAACACCTCGGGCATTTCCCGGCGGCTGATCGACTTCTGTACCGCCCTTTTGGGATCGATAAGGGGTGCGCTCGCCCATGTGAACGTGCTCACGTCCATGTTCTTCGCGGAGATCTCGGGGTCCGCGGTGGCGGACGTCGCCGCGACCGGGCCGATCCTCATTCCGGCGATGAAAAGGCGCGGCTACCCCGGCCCGTTCACCGCGGCGGTGACCTCATCGTCGGCCTCCCTGGCGATCATCATACCGCCGTCGATCCCGATGATCCTGTACGCGGTGATGGCGGGAACCTCCGTCGTGCAGTTGTTCGTCGCTGGCATCGTCCCTGGGCTCATCGCCGGATTCACGATGATGGCCTTGTGCTACTGGTACGCGGTGAGATACTCGTGGCCGGTCGAGGAGGTTTTCGAGTTCAGGAAGTTGTGGGCGAGCTTCAAGGAGGCTTTCTGGGCGTTGACGCTGCCGCTCATCATTCTCGGCGGTATTTTCGGCGGCATTGTCACCGCGACCGAAGGCGCGGCGCTCGCCGTCGTTGCCGCGCTCTTGGTCGGCTTGTTCGCCTATCGCGAACTGAACTGGCGTCACCTGCGCGATGCGATCATAGAAGGCGGGGTCCAGACCGGCGTGGTGATGCTGTTGGTCGCCTCCTCGGCCTTGCTCGGGCAGTACCTTACGGAAGCCCAGGTTCCGCAAAACATGGCCAAGGCGCTGACGAGCGTCACGAACAATCCCTGGTTGGTCCTCGCGCTGCTCAACGTCTTCTTCCTTCTCATCGGCATGTTCCTGCATTCTTCGGCCGCCATCATTCTGGTGGTGCCGATCGTGATGCCACTGGTCACTGCGGTCGGCATCGATCCTGTGCACTTCGGCATCGTGGTCACGCTCAATCTCGCGATCGGGCAGCAAACCCCGCCGGTAGCGAGCGTGTTGATGATCACTTGTTCGATCGCGAAGGAAAATGTGTGGGACGTCACCAAGGCAAACATCCCGTTCATCGCGGTCCTGCTCGCCACGCTGCTGTTGGTGACTTATGTGCCGCCGGTGACGCTGTCGCTGGTCGATGTGTTCTATCGTTGA